One Bombus vancouverensis nearcticus chromosome 7, iyBomVanc1_principal, whole genome shotgun sequence DNA window includes the following coding sequences:
- the LOC117156013 gene encoding uncharacterized protein LOC117156013 isoform X2, giving the protein MYIVRLYRTMNAATILLVLVIGLANGQLNFEGNPLTEDTEYTAVESRFSEKTAARQETTVDVIDASAESPQNVHLLFSDVKNSSQYANPIKTSIDDHPVNHTWSHLEKQQRIVQSGRHLSANTYNQGIASVNNVEVALNSFLNSKTPEESRLSLDHYLQSREIPQNAKAMIANQQQLTQQPVTRVNQETVSSPVNQHLTAQLMQQRQAPQTFPVGQPVNQPTYGTPVNSVDLRSTMSNPATASLMQQQQMLQPYASGIQARNDVYYPGWYQRVRRVRGKPFPYAQSRGGPGFYAGPVPPVPFKQKGPPVEVIYTKPPGFHRGPPPINNPPVPYEDASAWFPEVDHPPAAKDVYYSQLYAQSYDPYYYNYIAKTGKIKPHLYGKLGKYHEEEGDGIWGELYRGFKKHGLKNIMTPTFLLGMTLPVVTLMLTALVQKRSLSRSDSRELTMENTIQDYLEQVQKAVECYEKKRRKRNASTDEC; this is encoded by the exons ATGTACATTGTACGACTATATCG AACCATGAACGCGGCAACGATCTTGTTGGTCCTCGTGATAGGATTAGCCAACGGTCAATTGAATTTCGAGGGTAACCCGTTGACGGAGGATACCGAGTACACGGCTGTGGAATCACGATTCTCCGAAAAAACTGCAGCACGACAGGAAACCACAGTGGACGTGATCGACGCTTCGGCAGAATCTCCTCAAAACGTTCATCTACTATTCTCAGACGTTAAAAACTCATCTCAATATGCAAATCCGATAAAAACTTCCATCGATGATCATCCAGTGAATCATACGTGGTCGCACCTTGAGAAGCAACAGAGGATCGTTCAATCGGGTCGTCATCTGTCTGCGAATACGTACAATCAAGGAATCGCCTCCGTCAACAACGTTGAAGTTGCCTTGAACTCTTTTCTTAATTCGAAGACGCCGGAGGAATCACGTCTGTCTCTGGACCATTATTTACAAAGCCGAGAAATCCCTCAAAATGCCAAAGCAATGATCGCCAATCAACAGCAATTAACGCAACAGCCAGTAACACGTGTTAATCAGGAGACCGTGTCTTCTCCGGTGAACCAACACTTGACTGCGCAACTCATGCAACAAAGGCAGGCGCCGCAAACTTTTCCAGTTGGCCAACCAGTTAATCAACCGACCTACGGTACGCCTGTGAACTCGGTGGATCTTCGTTCGACTATGTCAAATCCGGCAACCGCGTCACTGATGCAGCAACAGCAGATGTTACAACCGTACGCATCCGGAATTCAGGCAAGGAACGACGTCTACTATCCTGGATGGTATCAACGCGTAAGAAGGGTGCGTGGAAAGCCGTTTCCCTATGCGCAATCCAGGGGTGGTCCAGGATTCTACGCCGGACCGGTTCCTCCAG TGCCGTTCAAGCAGAAAGGTCCACCCGTTGAAGTAATCTACACGAAGCCACCAGGATTTCATCGTGGGCCACCACCTATCAACAATCCACCGGTTCCGTACGAAGACGCTAGTGCTTGGTTCCCTGAAGTTGATCATCCACCGGCAGCCAAAGATGTTTACTATTCTCAGCTATACGCTCAATCCTATGATCCTTATTACTACAATTATATCGCCAAAACGGGCAAAATAAAACCTCATCTGTACGGCAAATTAGGTAAGTATCACGAAGAAGAAGGGGACGGTATCTGGGGAGAATTGTATCGAGGATTCAAGAAACACGGCCTGAAGAATATCATGACACCAACGTTTCTCTTGGGAATGACTCTCCCTGTGGTCACTCTGATGCTAACGGCTCTCGTGCAGAAAAGGTCTCTGTCCAGGTCGGATTCGAGAGAATTGACAATGGAGAACACGATCCAGGATTATTTAGAACAAGTTCAGAAAGCCGTGGAATGTTACGAGAAGAAACGTAGGAAGAGGAACGCGAGTACAGATGAGTGTTAG
- the LOC117156013 gene encoding uncharacterized protein LOC117156013 isoform X1, which translates to MYIVRLYRTMNAATILLVLVIGLANGQLNFEGNPLTEDTEYTAVESRFSEKTAARQETTVDVIDASAESPQNVHLLFSDVKNSSQYANPIKTSIDDHPVNHTWSHLEKQQRIVQSGRHLSANTYNQGIASVNNVEVALNSFLNSKTPEESRLSLDHYLQSREIPQNAKAMIANQQQLTQQPVTRVNQETVSSPVNQHLTAQLMQQRQAPQTFPVGQPVNQPTYGTPVNSVDLRSTMSNPATASLMQQQQMLQPYASGIQARNDVYYPGWYQRVRRVRGKPFPYAQSRGGPGFYAGPVPPAVPFKQKGPPVEVIYTKPPGFHRGPPPINNPPVPYEDASAWFPEVDHPPAAKDVYYSQLYAQSYDPYYYNYIAKTGKIKPHLYGKLGKYHEEEGDGIWGELYRGFKKHGLKNIMTPTFLLGMTLPVVTLMLTALVQKRSLSRSDSRELTMENTIQDYLEQVQKAVECYEKKRRKRNASTDEC; encoded by the exons ATGTACATTGTACGACTATATCG AACCATGAACGCGGCAACGATCTTGTTGGTCCTCGTGATAGGATTAGCCAACGGTCAATTGAATTTCGAGGGTAACCCGTTGACGGAGGATACCGAGTACACGGCTGTGGAATCACGATTCTCCGAAAAAACTGCAGCACGACAGGAAACCACAGTGGACGTGATCGACGCTTCGGCAGAATCTCCTCAAAACGTTCATCTACTATTCTCAGACGTTAAAAACTCATCTCAATATGCAAATCCGATAAAAACTTCCATCGATGATCATCCAGTGAATCATACGTGGTCGCACCTTGAGAAGCAACAGAGGATCGTTCAATCGGGTCGTCATCTGTCTGCGAATACGTACAATCAAGGAATCGCCTCCGTCAACAACGTTGAAGTTGCCTTGAACTCTTTTCTTAATTCGAAGACGCCGGAGGAATCACGTCTGTCTCTGGACCATTATTTACAAAGCCGAGAAATCCCTCAAAATGCCAAAGCAATGATCGCCAATCAACAGCAATTAACGCAACAGCCAGTAACACGTGTTAATCAGGAGACCGTGTCTTCTCCGGTGAACCAACACTTGACTGCGCAACTCATGCAACAAAGGCAGGCGCCGCAAACTTTTCCAGTTGGCCAACCAGTTAATCAACCGACCTACGGTACGCCTGTGAACTCGGTGGATCTTCGTTCGACTATGTCAAATCCGGCAACCGCGTCACTGATGCAGCAACAGCAGATGTTACAACCGTACGCATCCGGAATTCAGGCAAGGAACGACGTCTACTATCCTGGATGGTATCAACGCGTAAGAAGGGTGCGTGGAAAGCCGTTTCCCTATGCGCAATCCAGGGGTGGTCCAGGATTCTACGCCGGACCGGTTCCTCCAG CAGTGCCGTTCAAGCAGAAAGGTCCACCCGTTGAAGTAATCTACACGAAGCCACCAGGATTTCATCGTGGGCCACCACCTATCAACAATCCACCGGTTCCGTACGAAGACGCTAGTGCTTGGTTCCCTGAAGTTGATCATCCACCGGCAGCCAAAGATGTTTACTATTCTCAGCTATACGCTCAATCCTATGATCCTTATTACTACAATTATATCGCCAAAACGGGCAAAATAAAACCTCATCTGTACGGCAAATTAGGTAAGTATCACGAAGAAGAAGGGGACGGTATCTGGGGAGAATTGTATCGAGGATTCAAGAAACACGGCCTGAAGAATATCATGACACCAACGTTTCTCTTGGGAATGACTCTCCCTGTGGTCACTCTGATGCTAACGGCTCTCGTGCAGAAAAGGTCTCTGTCCAGGTCGGATTCGAGAGAATTGACAATGGAGAACACGATCCAGGATTATTTAGAACAAGTTCAGAAAGCCGTGGAATGTTACGAGAAGAAACGTAGGAAGAGGAACGCGAGTACAGATGAGTGTTAG
- the LOC117156014 gene encoding haloacid dehalogenase-like hydrolase domain-containing 5, which translates to MAIMKILLRPDIARFTGVRHLSSKPKFGLLFDIDGVIVRGKNVLPPVPEAFKQLTGKDGKFRVPTVFVTNSGNALRSQKAADLSKWIGIEVKESQVVMAHSPLKLFEQFHNKQVLITGQGPVKEIAKELGFKKTITIQELIKNFPSLDYVNVKKRNPICGPVDPKFPAIECIVLFSEPISWETPLQLMVDLLMTNGMPTGLSDNIPYPHIPVLACNMDLLWVSEAPIPRYGHGAYLLCLESLYKKVTGKDMIYSALVGKPTEVTYYHANQMLHEHARSIGIDHNVDTIYAIGDNINTDIFGANLYDKYLAYSAKEEALKSDKLKKLLNKDITPPSAKACISILVETGVHKRDSDFIAEHNPRDFLPVEESLIKPAFVVEHVGEAIKVAFKEEKFD; encoded by the exons ATGGCAATTATGAAGATATTGTTACGACCAGACATCGCGAGGTTTACGGGGGTTAGA CATCTAAGTTCTAAACCAAAATTTGGTTTACTCTTTGATATTGATGGCGTAATAGTGCGTGGCAAAAATGTATTACCACCCGTACCAGAGGCTTTTAAACAACTTACAGGAAAAGATGGCAAATTTCGTGTACCAACTGTGTTTGTTACTAACAGTGGAAATGCATTACGTAGTCAAAAAGCAGCAGATTTATCTAAATGGATAGGAATTGAAGTGAAAGAATCACAAGTTGTTATGGCTCATTCACCATTAAAATTATTCGAACAATTTCATAATAAACAAGTATTAATAACTGGACAAGGGCCAGTTAAAGAAATAGCTAAAGAATTGGGATTCAAAAAAACAATAACTATTCAAGaactaattaaaaatttccCATCTTTAGACTATGTAAATGTGAAAAAGAGAAATCCAATATGTGGTCCTGTGGATCCAAAGTTTCCTGCAATAGAATGCATTGTGTTATTTAGCGAACCAATTTCTTGGGAAACCCCATTACAACTAATGGTAGATCTTTTAATGACTAATGGCATGCCTACTGGTTTATCTGATAATATCCCATATCCACACATTCCAGTATTGGCATGTAATATGGATTTATTGTGGGTATCAGAAGCACCAATTCCTAGATATGGGCATGGTGCTTATCTGTTATGTCTGGAATCTTTGTATAAAAAGGTTACAGGAAAAGATATGATATATTCTGCTCTAGTCGGAAAACCTACTGAAGTTACATACTATCATGCAAATCAGATGCTCCATGAGCATGCTAGAAGTATTGGAATAGATCATAATGTTGATACTATATATGCTATTGG AGATAACATCAATACTGATATTTTTGGTGCAAATTTGTACGATAAATATCTGGCATATTCCGCGAAAGAGGAAGCATTAAAGTCTGATAAACTGAAGAAACTACTGAACAAGGATATCACTCCGCCTAGCGCAAAAGCTTGTATTAGTATTTTAGTTGAAACTGGTGTTCATAAACGAGATTCGGATTTTATAGCGGAACATAATCCTAGAGATTTCTTACCAGTCGAAGAAAGCCTGATCAAGCCTGCATTCGTAGTGGAACATGTTGGCGAAGCTATTAAAGTCGCGTTTAAGGAGGAAAAATTCGattga
- the LOC117156013 gene encoding uncharacterized protein LOC117156013 isoform X3 has product MNAATILLVLVIGLANGQLNFEGNPLTEDTEYTAVESRFSEKTAARQETTVDVIDASAESPQNVHLLFSDVKNSSQYANPIKTSIDDHPVNHTWSHLEKQQRIVQSGRHLSANTYNQGIASVNNVEVALNSFLNSKTPEESRLSLDHYLQSREIPQNAKAMIANQQQLTQQPVTRVNQETVSSPVNQHLTAQLMQQRQAPQTFPVGQPVNQPTYGTPVNSVDLRSTMSNPATASLMQQQQMLQPYASGIQARNDVYYPGWYQRVRRVRGKPFPYAQSRGGPGFYAGPVPPAVPFKQKGPPVEVIYTKPPGFHRGPPPINNPPVPYEDASAWFPEVDHPPAAKDVYYSQLYAQSYDPYYYNYIAKTGKIKPHLYGKLGKYHEEEGDGIWGELYRGFKKHGLKNIMTPTFLLGMTLPVVTLMLTALVQKRSLSRSDSRELTMENTIQDYLEQVQKAVECYEKKRRKRNASTDEC; this is encoded by the exons ATGAACGCGGCAACGATCTTGTTGGTCCTCGTGATAGGATTAGCCAACGGTCAATTGAATTTCGAGGGTAACCCGTTGACGGAGGATACCGAGTACACGGCTGTGGAATCACGATTCTCCGAAAAAACTGCAGCACGACAGGAAACCACAGTGGACGTGATCGACGCTTCGGCAGAATCTCCTCAAAACGTTCATCTACTATTCTCAGACGTTAAAAACTCATCTCAATATGCAAATCCGATAAAAACTTCCATCGATGATCATCCAGTGAATCATACGTGGTCGCACCTTGAGAAGCAACAGAGGATCGTTCAATCGGGTCGTCATCTGTCTGCGAATACGTACAATCAAGGAATCGCCTCCGTCAACAACGTTGAAGTTGCCTTGAACTCTTTTCTTAATTCGAAGACGCCGGAGGAATCACGTCTGTCTCTGGACCATTATTTACAAAGCCGAGAAATCCCTCAAAATGCCAAAGCAATGATCGCCAATCAACAGCAATTAACGCAACAGCCAGTAACACGTGTTAATCAGGAGACCGTGTCTTCTCCGGTGAACCAACACTTGACTGCGCAACTCATGCAACAAAGGCAGGCGCCGCAAACTTTTCCAGTTGGCCAACCAGTTAATCAACCGACCTACGGTACGCCTGTGAACTCGGTGGATCTTCGTTCGACTATGTCAAATCCGGCAACCGCGTCACTGATGCAGCAACAGCAGATGTTACAACCGTACGCATCCGGAATTCAGGCAAGGAACGACGTCTACTATCCTGGATGGTATCAACGCGTAAGAAGGGTGCGTGGAAAGCCGTTTCCCTATGCGCAATCCAGGGGTGGTCCAGGATTCTACGCCGGACCGGTTCCTCCAG CAGTGCCGTTCAAGCAGAAAGGTCCACCCGTTGAAGTAATCTACACGAAGCCACCAGGATTTCATCGTGGGCCACCACCTATCAACAATCCACCGGTTCCGTACGAAGACGCTAGTGCTTGGTTCCCTGAAGTTGATCATCCACCGGCAGCCAAAGATGTTTACTATTCTCAGCTATACGCTCAATCCTATGATCCTTATTACTACAATTATATCGCCAAAACGGGCAAAATAAAACCTCATCTGTACGGCAAATTAGGTAAGTATCACGAAGAAGAAGGGGACGGTATCTGGGGAGAATTGTATCGAGGATTCAAGAAACACGGCCTGAAGAATATCATGACACCAACGTTTCTCTTGGGAATGACTCTCCCTGTGGTCACTCTGATGCTAACGGCTCTCGTGCAGAAAAGGTCTCTGTCCAGGTCGGATTCGAGAGAATTGACAATGGAGAACACGATCCAGGATTATTTAGAACAAGTTCAGAAAGCCGTGGAATGTTACGAGAAGAAACGTAGGAAGAGGAACGCGAGTACAGATGAGTGTTAG